Proteins from a single region of Styela clava chromosome 1, kaStyClav1.hap1.2, whole genome shotgun sequence:
- the LOC120346284 gene encoding uncharacterized protein LOC120346284: MDSQSPSDASHANPSGHTRITINVHPTTGGQFQIEISPDETAEELRRKISRRLQTPKERLKVLYKEQVLEAKPLREYNVVDGSKVTLLPSVESGFSSTVQGTQQSIIQAIESLSDPQIDDFLSGRLPLTLALRVGDHMMFVQLQLEQSQVNSQNADNRPSRSHSSIPISQLRHSSSTCISPRLFTGVPSEPASSLGATSLLPKSPIDLNKAKILSPSGTPVNPVMGQPITTGPSPKIPKLSAKSDVSKESEYVQEGPDVTGIVHKSERFQHHHPHSAPSSPEELPYAFLDPRFDSLQQITHHYNQLASQLNHHTQSGANHLRRLVTACSSLEQVVAIPPPGMEHLKVPTIPEHNRKSSRKRPSSMLSPTELSPPPSSSQRTPYPENVGHALPTVIQNALLRQHSHLNGFAPSHAASLLSSAYAEYRASYRPESPRDSVSCPSGSSSQASTTPAEIKLKHPITSTMLQTSSSGSKGCGTSRHPSRSERSHRRASTSGRMTSGSLSHHSSGISGARVARQMQRLRRLCGSHQQCVAYSNRELATEISSIVHMARHSHHHSRSEGSTHRKSHKACRECHSRGRTSSSMVSGVTDQSSDSSAPSGQAAGACIDSFTTHGPGIFSGTFSGSLHPSIQDADGRPKRDPKTILQILTDLLNATQQYQGQLGNVGLLPQLFKDHFKADSAVNANKNKENGKAHTHVAADKKDVNTPSPSSESEVQQPGTSKQPILTPQRQQPKLRPSNQSHHHQPKPVYNHSYLLPPTNMAPEIGQKLTAPAQYMSSVSTIPIGAIPVAYGSRHGTSRSSRRNSPAGNVSSKYYRSHSRCHHHHKHHSVEKASCCGSSSCRRQAKAQMMLSASYIKREHENSNTRSKMKELKKKMDRQRHRRQIRRSNSSKVIDKPELVAENQTTSGIAIEPVSVVAATHDNATTRDTNMEVQFDDIKKDFEIKEVAHEPPETVTV, translated from the exons ATGGATTCACAAAGTCCTAGCGATGCTTCGCATGCGAATCCATCGGGACATACTCGGATAACGATAAATGTACACCCAACAACAGGGGGTCAATTCCAAATAGAAATTTCGCCTGACGAAACCGCCGAAGAGCTGcgaagaaaaatatcaagaCGACTTCAAACTCCCAAAGAGCGATTAAAAGTTCTCTACAAAGAACA AGTACTGGAAGCTAAACCTTTAAGAGAATACAATGTTGTAGATGGAAGCAAAGTGACACTATTACCGTCAGTTGAAAGTGGATTTTCG tctaCAGTCCAAGGAACTCAGCAGTCGATCATACAAGCTATAGAGAGTCTCTCCGACCCACAG ATCGACGATTTCCTTTCCGGTCGACTTCCGCTTACGTTAGCTTTACGCGTCGGTGATCACATGATGTTTGTTCAACTTCAGCTGGAACAGTCACAAGTCAACTCACAAAACGCAG ACAATCGACCTTCTCGATCGCATTCTTCTATACCGATCAGTCAACTCCGGCATTCCTCTTCGACTTGTATATCTCCCAG gtTATTCACAGGTGTACCCAGCGAGCCAGCTTCCTCACTCGGTGCCACATCTTTGCTACCAAAGTCTCCAATTGATTTAAACAAGGCGAAAATTTTATCCCCTTCAGGGACGCCTGTAAACCCTGTAATGGGTCAACCAATAACTACTGGACCATCtccaaaaataccaaaactttCAGCCAAAAGCGATGTTAGTAAAGAGAGTGAGTATGTACAAGAGGGGCCTGATGTAACTGGGATCGTTCATAAATCTGAACGTTTTCAGCACCATCATCCGCATTCTGCACCATCCTCGCCAGAAGAGTTACCATATGCCTTTCTGGATCCCCGATTTGACAGTTTGCAACAGATTACACATCACTACAATCAACTCGCTTCTCAGCTCAATCATCACACACAAAGTGGAGCCAACCATCTACGTCGGCTGGTCACCGCATGCTCTTCTCTTGAACAAGTTGTGGCAATCCCTCCACCGGGCATGGAGCACCTAAAAGTGCCCACAATTCCCGAACATAACCGAAAATCCTCTCGAAAGCGGCCTTCGTCAATGCTATCTCCAACGGAACTCTCTCCGCCTCCTTCGTCCTCACAGAGAACTCCATACCCTGAAAATGTTGGACATGCACTTCCAACGGTAATCCAAAACGCGCTATTGCGCCAACATTCTCACTTGAATGGTTTTGCGCCATCCCATGCTGCCTCATTATTATCGTCCGCGTACGCTGAATATCGAGCTTCGTACCGTCCCGAATCACCTCGTGACAGCGTTTCTTGTCCGTCTGGGTCATCTTCCCAGGCCAGCACTACACCTGCAGAAATTAAACTTAAACATCCTATCACGTCCACAATGCTACAGACGTCTTCTTCTGGTAGTAAAGGTTGCGGAACCAGCAGACACCCCAGCAGGTCGGAAAGAAGTCACCGAAGAGCATCAACGAGTGGAAGGATGACATCGGGCTCTTTATCTCATCATTCCTCGGGAATATCAG GAGCTAGAGTTGCTCGACAGATGCAACGTTTGAGACGTCTTTGTGGATCACACCAACAATGTGTAGCCTATAGCAATCGCGAATTAGCGACAGAAATTTCTTCTATTGTTCACATGGCAAGACACTCGCATCATCATTCAAGATCTGAAGGATCAACTCACAGAAAGAGCCACAAG GCATGTAGAGAGTGTCACAGTCGTGGTCGCACTTCCAGTTCGATGGTCTCCGGTGTCACCGATCAGAGTTCCGATTCAAGCGCACCATCGGGGCAGGCAGCTGGTGCATGTATCGATAGCTTCACCACGCACGGGCCTGGAATTTTTTCTGGAACATTTTCAG GCTCTCTCCATCCGAGCATACAAGACGCCGACGGAAGGCCAAAAAGGGATCCGAAAACTATTTTACAAATTCTTACGGATTTACTGAACGCAACACAGCAATATCAG GGTCAGCTAGGCAATGTTGGTCTCCTTCCGCAACTTTTCAAAGATCATTTTAAAGCTGACTCGGCTGTGAATGCcaacaaaaacaaagaaaatgggAAGGCGCACACACATGTCGCTGCCGATAAAAAGGACGTAAACACGCCATCCCCTTCTTCTGAAAGCGAAGTCCAACAACCCGGAACTTCGAAG CAACCGATTTTAACGCCACAAAGGCAACAGCCAAAATTGCGTCCATCGAATCAGAGTCACCACCATCAACCGAAACCAGTTTACAATCACTCCTACCTTCTGCCGCCGACTAATATGGCCCCAGAAATAGGTCAAAAGCTAACCGCCCCGGCCCAGTACATGTCGTCCGTTTCAACCATTCCAATAGGAGCCATTCCTGTGGCATATGGTTCCAGGCATGGCACCAGCAGAAGCTCACGAAGAAACTCACCCGCTGGCAACGTTAGCAGCAAATACTACAGAAGCCACAGCAGATGCCACCATCACCATAAGCACCATAGCGTTGAGAAAGCATCGTGCTGCGGATCGTCATCGTGTAGAAGGCAGGCGAAGGCCCAGATGATGCTTAGCGCTTCCTACA TCAAGAGAGAACACGAAAATTCTAACACTCGCAGCAAAATGAAGGAACTCAAGAAGAAAATGGATCGACAACGTCATCGGCGTCAAATCAGGCGTAGTAACTCATCCAAAGTCATCGATAAGCCTGAATTGGTAGCGGAGAACCAGACCACATCTGGAATTGCAATCGAACCAGTCAGTGTGGTGGCTGCTACCCACGATAATGCGACTACACGGGACACAAATATGGAG GTTCAATTTGACGACATCAAAAAGGATTTTGAAATCAAAGAAGTTGCACACGAGCCTCCCGAGACCGTCACTGTTTAA
- the LOC120346478 gene encoding negative elongation factor E-like: MTFSSKLTDEEEFLKKKYTVLRKKKKELQQLRMKRKQQENEAAENGPTKAKQKKGLMKSASDSILKCNIPERKDAVANIKNVSLNAAANTEAAKKLIKSGAIQVKVKTKTTFKRSLSKKKRDEVMKKPVFQPFSPCSGTGSSSDQGDDMSLKDQSNAIESNNNQPKKIVQNRKESPKKVKRERKFERHAPRKGNTIYIHGCDLTEKLLESHFQGFGKIIKIDIEQNARSAFITYNSLEAADVAIDKMNDAMVEGTRLKVSLARRQKMLESAMSSSLWAPLVVAQSDKGPTNRREKRALVVYDDDDMFSS; the protein is encoded by the coding sequence ATGACATTTTCTTCAAAGCTAACGGATGAAGAagaatttttaaagaaaaaatatactGTACTACGTAAGAAGAAGAAAGAGTTACAGCAGCTTCGTATGAAGCGCAAACAACAGGAAAATGAAGCTGCAGAAAATGGCCCAACAAAGGCTAAACAGAAAAAGGGGCTTATGAAGTCTGCATCAGACTCAATATTGAAGTGTAATATTCCAGAGCGAAAAGACGCTGTTGCTAATATCAAAAACGTTTCCTTAAACGCTGCAGCTAATACTGAAGCTGCTAAAAAACTTATTAAATCGGGTGCAATACAGGTCAAAGTTAAAACAAAAACTACCTTTAAACGCTCGTTATCCAAGAAAAAACGAGACGAAGTGATGAAAAAACCTGTTTTTCAGCCATTCAGTCCTTGCAGTGGAACGGGCAGTTCATCAGACCAAGGTGATGATATGTCACTAAAAGATCAGTCTAACGCTATTGAGAGCAATAACAATCaaccaaaaaaaattgtgcaaaaTCGCAAAGAAAGCCccaaaaaagtaaaaagggAACGTAAATTTGAGAGACATGCACCAAGAAAAGGGAACACAATTTATATTCATGGTTGTGATTTAACAGAAAAACTGCTTGAAAGTCATTTCCAAggttttggaaaaattattaaaatagacATTGAACAAAATGCACGGAGTGCTTTCATAACGTACAACTCCCTAGAAGCAGCAGATGTTGCCATCGATAAAATGAATGATGCGATGGTTGAAGGAACAAGATTGAAAGTATCTCTTGCCAGGCGACAAAAAATGCTGGAATCTGCAATGTCTTCATCGTTATGGGCTCCTTTAGTCGTTGCCCAAAGTGATAAAGGTCCTACAAATCGCAGAGAAAAAAGAGCGCTCGTAGTTTATGATGATGATGATATGTTTTCAAGCTAA